Proteins co-encoded in one Capnocytophaga ochracea DSM 7271 genomic window:
- the bshC gene encoding bacillithiol biosynthesis cysteine-adding enzyme BshC, whose product MITAYIPYQNIRFFSKLITDYVGENKKLRPFYHNFPSLLEFKKQIEEKALDFTEEKRHILVSSLKEQYAEVKTTPKVLKNIELLSKSNTFTITTGHQLSLFTGHLYFIFKIISVINTAKQLAEKYPDKHFVPVYWMATEDHDFEEINHFHFNNRTICWNSDQTGATGNFATDTLEAVFQTFDKAIGLGKNANTLRTLFHDSYLKNKDLASATRYLVNALFEAYGVVVIDGNDKALKRQFIPYISDDLLHSVAHTEVTKSIKALQTVNSSYPVQVNPREVNMFYLTEGGRHRLVRTADGFEVHGTDIRFSEEGILEELRTYPERFSPNVILRPLYQEVILPNLAYIGGGGEIAYWLELKSFFNKEKVPFPILMLRNSAMLISQRQAEKLQKLQLSVEDLFLKTEDLKNKKVRQLSEFPIDFTPEKELLHRQFEHLYELAKHTDVTFENAVKAQEVRQLKGLDKLEKRLLKAQKRKFAEELEQTIFLQNELFPNGALQERFANFTDFYLMKGEELIPELIKDFNPFDFRFVVIQ is encoded by the coding sequence ATGATTACCGCTTATATTCCTTATCAAAATATTCGTTTTTTCTCTAAACTCATCACTGATTATGTAGGTGAGAATAAAAAATTACGTCCTTTTTATCATAATTTTCCTTCATTGTTAGAATTTAAAAAGCAAATAGAAGAAAAAGCTCTTGATTTTACTGAAGAGAAACGCCATATTTTGGTCAGTAGTTTAAAAGAACAATACGCTGAGGTAAAAACTACTCCGAAAGTACTTAAAAACATCGAACTTTTATCCAAAAGTAATACTTTTACCATCACTACGGGACATCAATTAAGTCTTTTTACAGGACATCTTTACTTCATTTTCAAGATTATTTCGGTAATTAATACTGCTAAACAGCTCGCCGAAAAGTACCCTGATAAGCACTTTGTACCTGTATATTGGATGGCTACAGAAGACCACGATTTTGAGGAGATTAACCACTTTCACTTCAACAATCGCACAATTTGCTGGAATAGCGACCAAACAGGAGCCACAGGCAACTTTGCTACTGACACACTTGAAGCAGTGTTTCAGACTTTTGACAAAGCCATAGGTCTAGGCAAAAATGCTAATACTTTGCGCACACTCTTCCACGATAGTTATCTGAAAAATAAAGATTTAGCCTCTGCCACTCGTTACTTAGTAAATGCTCTCTTTGAAGCATACGGAGTTGTAGTAATAGATGGCAACGATAAAGCCCTAAAAAGACAATTTATCCCTTACATAAGCGATGATTTACTGCACAGTGTGGCACATACTGAGGTTACTAAAAGTATTAAGGCTTTACAGACTGTAAATAGCTCTTATCCCGTGCAAGTGAACCCTCGTGAGGTGAATATGTTTTATCTTACAGAAGGAGGACGACATCGCCTTGTGCGCACTGCGGACGGCTTTGAGGTACACGGTACGGATATTCGTTTTTCTGAGGAGGGGATTTTAGAGGAACTACGCACCTATCCAGAACGATTTTCGCCCAATGTAATCTTACGACCTTTATATCAAGAAGTAATATTACCCAATTTGGCATATATTGGTGGAGGCGGTGAAATAGCCTATTGGCTGGAATTAAAAAGCTTTTTCAATAAGGAGAAAGTACCCTTCCCAATACTAATGTTGCGCAATTCAGCAATGCTTATTTCGCAAAGACAAGCTGAAAAACTACAAAAACTACAACTTTCAGTAGAAGACTTATTTCTAAAAACAGAAGATTTAAAAAACAAGAAAGTAAGACAGTTAAGCGAATTTCCTATAGATTTTACTCCTGAAAAAGAGTTACTACACAGACAGTTCGAGCATTTATATGAGTTAGCTAAACACACTGATGTTACTTTTGAGAACGCTGTAAAAGCACAAGAAGTAAGACAGCTGAAAGGGTTAGACAAACTGGAAAAACGCCTTTTAAAGGCCCAGAAAAGGAAGTTTGCAGAGGAATTGGAACAGACTATTTTTTTACAAAATGAACTCTTTCCTAACGGAGCCTTACAGGAGCGTTTTGCTAACTTCACAGATTTCTATTTGATGAAAGGAGAAGAACTCATTCCTGAGTTAATAAAAGACTTTAATCCGTTTGATTTTAGGTTTGTGGTAATACAATAA